From Corvus cornix cornix isolate S_Up_H32 chromosome 5, ASM73873v5, whole genome shotgun sequence, the proteins below share one genomic window:
- the TMED8 gene encoding protein TMED8 isoform X2 produces MSQIGAHLSTGTTEHSKEEVGILEDQKVAELEEKLPDQIQSLKKEAAVRVTNYHVPQGVGDIVMIQSDHTGAVDILSAELETADLLGEQRKAQPPPLAAPTMWTTEKMKEFKAKMGKEKNGRMVVKRGEVVTVRVPTHPDGKCICWEFATDDYDIGFGVYFDWTTVTSTAITVQVSESSDEEDEEEDEEIEGLSPVGDVERGSKTYLRNRYGEIMPVYRRNSHREVQAGSHEYPGEGIYLLKFDNSYSLLRNKTLFFHVYYTS; encoded by the exons AT GTCACAGATTGGGGCGCACCTGAGTACAGGCACAACAGAGCACTCAAAGGAAGAAGTTGGCATTCTGGAAGATCAGAAAGTGGCTGAACTAGAAGAGAAGCTGCCTGACCAAATCCAGTCCCTCAAAAAG GAAGCTGCTGTTCGGGTAACCAACTACCATGTACCTCAGGGAGTGGGGGATATAGTCATGATTCAGTCCGATCACACTGGTGCTGTGGATATCCTTTCAGCTGAGCTGGAGACTGCAGACCTCCttggggagcagaggaaag CTCAGCCTCCCCCTCTGGCTGCACCTACCATGTGGACCACCGAGAAGATGAAGGAATTCAAAGCCaagatgggaaaggagaagaatggCCGGATGGTGGTGAAGCGAGGCGAGGTGGTGACAGTCCGTGTGCCAACCCATCCTGATGGGAAATGCATTTGCTGGGAGTTTGCTACGGATGACTACGACATTGGGTTTGGAGTCTATTTTGACTGGACCACAGTTACTAGCACTGCCATTACTGTTCAGGTCAGTGAATCCAGTGATGAAGAGGATGAAGAAGAAGACGAGGAAATTGAAG GACTGTCCCCTGTAGGTGATGTAGAGCGGGGTTCCAAAACCTATCTGCGCAACCGCTACGGAGAGATCATGCCTGTGTACCGCAGGAACAGCCATCGGGAGGTACAGGCAGGCAGCCACGAGTACCCGGGCGAGGGCATCTACCTGCTGAAATTTGATAACTCGTACTCTCTGCTCCGCAATAAGACTCTGTTTTTTCACGTCTACTACACCAGCtga
- the LOC104685429 gene encoding uncharacterized protein LOC104685429, with protein sequence MAAPPGAPSTGRPAQAAPLRSCRAGAGRAGTAPAAPRRVNVGPGGPSPAHRDAARPAAAGAGRGPRAAPGRAASPSTCCGLCGSRHGGSAASPARWVSRLGCPLPLPKQLVVFGLGDWSCYSPDTSIAVDVLVSPGVAPQRVGTLEPTRRSLVWEDDWRTDIFMASLKEMDKGNPVRLVLTVNGQVELTITDLLMHICAEPETAVMLQAYPLNTVLPEHLVCRRRWAADSCSLPVPLSPESLLLRGVSSSTPAHPFLVPETTQSPVLPADDRPLGQDLEDPTGVKSQSSEVAARASVPVKKDIQPPLRTLVVPCALKSLAGKVESSEAWRKSPDQGPPRVHSKKPRKVLFEPTACERDLDEEDLAVKELQGLFKYSNYSPEPTGNTSQEGSPSPRWCHAMCLSDLGTAVLIGGEGVNQQSCRDALWKLEIDNDLWLPVGFQLQNAMPSCLHGHTATYDPDTKRIYIFGGIREDKDYGRIYILDTVTWKWLFVAAKGRIPVLTYHSATIYHKELFVFGGTFPRKASLAVAPCSNVLYVFNPEHEIWYQPISEGEKPLPRLGHSATLLKNKLLIFGGRSTSLYLSDMHILDLGFMEYTPVPLLAGQPSARCFHAALAVSDQKVLISGGCNAKGALHDVFVFHLDTLSWSTVIHHDLCSVPRAGHTLLDLTPAHLMDMDKENKEEQNLHTVLVFGGSNCAGTFYNSTVKIQLDLG encoded by the exons ATGGCCGCGCCCCCGGGCGCTCCCAGCACGGGCAGGCCGGCCCAGGCCGCGCCCCTCCGCAGCTGcagggccggggcggggcgggccggcACCGCCCCCGCTGCGCCGCGGCGCGTTAATGTCGGTCCTGgcggccccagccctgctcaccgCGATGCTgcgcgccccgccgccgccggggccggcCGGGGCCCGCGGGCAGCGCCCGGCAGGGCGGCCTCGCCTTCTACGTGCTGTGGGCTCTGCGGGAGCCGCCACGGCGGCTCGGCAG CCAGTCCAGCCAGATGGGTTTCCAGGCTTGGCTGCCCCCTGCCATTGCCAAAGCAGCTGGTGGTGTTCGGGCTGGGCGACTGGAGCTGTTACTCTCCGGACACGAGCATCGCAGTGGATGTGCTGGTGTCCCCAGGCGTCGCACCACAGCGGGTTGGCACGCTGGAGCCCACCCGCAG GTCTCTGGTGTGGGAAGATGACTGGAGAACAGATATTTTCATGGCCTCGTTGAAAGAGATGGACAAAGGCAACCCTGTGAGGCTTGTCCTGACTGTCAATGGACAG GTAGAGCTGACAATCACGGATCTGTTAATGCACATCTGTGCTGAGCCTGAAACTGCTGTGATGCTCCAGGCCTATCCTCTGAACACAGTTTTGCCAGAACACCTTGTGTGTCGCAGGAGATGGGCAGCAGACAGCTGTTCACTTCCAGTTCCACTCTCTCCTGAGTCTTTG ctgctccgaGGTGTCTCCAGCAGTACGCCTGCCCATCCCTTCCTTGTACCAGAGACCACCCAGTCACCAGTGCTCCCAGCGGATGATAGGCCCCTTGGCCAGGACCTGGAAGATCCTACTGGG GTTAAGAGTCAGAGCTCAGAGGTGGCTGCCAGAGCATCCGTGCCTGTGAAGAAGGACATCCAGCCACCACTGAGGACCCTGGTGGTACCCTGTGCTCTGAAGTCACTGGCTGGCAAGGTGGAATCCAGTGAGGCCTGGAGGAAGAGTCCTGACCAAGGACCACCAAGAGTCCACTCCAAAAAGCCCAGGAAAGTTTTGTTTGAACCCACAGCATGTGAGAGAGATCTCGATGAAGAAG ATCTGGCGGTGAAGGAGTTGCAAG GTCTCTTTAAGTACAGCAATTACTCCCCTGAGCCAACTGGAAATACTTCTCAGGAAG GCAGTCCCAGCCCTCGGTGGTGCCATGCCATGTGCCTCAGTGACCTGGGGACAGCTGTTCTCATTGGTGGAGAAGGTGTCAATCAACAGTCCTGCAGGGATGCTCTCTGGAAGCTGGAAATTG ACAATGATTTATGGCTTCCAGTGGGTTTCCAGCTACAAAATGCCATGCCATCGTGCTTGCATGGTCACACAGCTACCTACGACCCTGACACCAAGCGTATCTACATCTTTGGGGGCATAAGGGAGGACAAAGACTACGGCAGGATCTACATTCTGGACACAGTCACCTGGAAATGGCTCTTTGTGGCT GCTAAAGGGAGGATACCAGTGCTCACCTACCACAGTGCAACTATCTACCACAAGGAGCTCTTTGTTTTTGGAGGAACTTTCCCCAGAAAGGCATCACTGGCAGTTGCACCCTGCAGCAATGTGCTTTATGTCTTCAATCCAGAGCATGAAATTTGGTATCAGCCCATTTCAGAAGGGGAGAAGCCTCTGCCTAGGCTTGG GCATTCAGCTACTCTATTGAAAAACAAGCTGCTGATTTTTGGGGGTCGGAGTACTTCTCTCTACCTCAGTGACATGCACATTCTGGATCTGG GTTTCATGGAGTACACACCAGTCCCTCTCCTCGCAGGACAGCCTTCTGCACGTTG TTTTcatgcagctctggctgtgtcGGACCAGAAGGTTCTGATCAGTGGAGGCTGCAATGCCAAAGGAGCCTTGCATGATGTCTTTGTTTTCCACCTAG ATACTCTCTCATGGAGCACAGTGATCCACCACGACCTCTGCTCTGTTCCCCGAGCTGGCCACACATTGCTTGACCTGACTCCTGCCCACTTGATGGATATGGACAAGGAGAACAAAGAGGAGCAGAACCTGCACACGGTGTTAGTCTTTGGGGGCTCCAACTGTGCTGGGACCTTTTATAACAGCACAGTCAAGATCCAGCTCGACCTAGGATAA
- the TMED8 gene encoding protein TMED8 isoform X1: MSDALSAAAGSRSEPPGGDTAPRGPAENEDSAQKTEPADQLVDSLESSTSQSGSQIGAHLSTGTTEHSKEEVGILEDQKVAELEEKLPDQIQSLKKEAAVRVTNYHVPQGVGDIVMIQSDHTGAVDILSAELETADLLGEQRKAQPPPLAAPTMWTTEKMKEFKAKMGKEKNGRMVVKRGEVVTVRVPTHPDGKCICWEFATDDYDIGFGVYFDWTTVTSTAITVQVSESSDEEDEEEDEEIEGLSPVGDVERGSKTYLRNRYGEIMPVYRRNSHREVQAGSHEYPGEGIYLLKFDNSYSLLRNKTLFFHVYYTS, encoded by the exons ATGTCGGACGCGCTGTCCGCCGCCGCCGGCTCCCGCTCCGAGCCCCCGGGCGGCGACACCGCGCCCCGGGGCCCCGCAG AAAATGAAGACTCAGCCCAAAAGACAGAGCCTGCAGATCAGCTAGTTGATTCTTTGGAGTCCAGTACTTCGCAGAGCGG GTCACAGATTGGGGCGCACCTGAGTACAGGCACAACAGAGCACTCAAAGGAAGAAGTTGGCATTCTGGAAGATCAGAAAGTGGCTGAACTAGAAGAGAAGCTGCCTGACCAAATCCAGTCCCTCAAAAAG GAAGCTGCTGTTCGGGTAACCAACTACCATGTACCTCAGGGAGTGGGGGATATAGTCATGATTCAGTCCGATCACACTGGTGCTGTGGATATCCTTTCAGCTGAGCTGGAGACTGCAGACCTCCttggggagcagaggaaag CTCAGCCTCCCCCTCTGGCTGCACCTACCATGTGGACCACCGAGAAGATGAAGGAATTCAAAGCCaagatgggaaaggagaagaatggCCGGATGGTGGTGAAGCGAGGCGAGGTGGTGACAGTCCGTGTGCCAACCCATCCTGATGGGAAATGCATTTGCTGGGAGTTTGCTACGGATGACTACGACATTGGGTTTGGAGTCTATTTTGACTGGACCACAGTTACTAGCACTGCCATTACTGTTCAGGTCAGTGAATCCAGTGATGAAGAGGATGAAGAAGAAGACGAGGAAATTGAAG GACTGTCCCCTGTAGGTGATGTAGAGCGGGGTTCCAAAACCTATCTGCGCAACCGCTACGGAGAGATCATGCCTGTGTACCGCAGGAACAGCCATCGGGAGGTACAGGCAGGCAGCCACGAGTACCCGGGCGAGGGCATCTACCTGCTGAAATTTGATAACTCGTACTCTCTGCTCCGCAATAAGACTCTGTTTTTTCACGTCTACTACACCAGCtga